The Pseudomonas rhizosphaerae genomic sequence GCCAGAAACTCATTCCATGAGTCCGGCTTTCTGGACAAGATCACATCGCCGGTCTCGGGATCACGCCGTATGAAGACTTCATCGGTGTCGAATCGGAAAGCGGCAGGCAATCTCACGGCCTGGCTTCGGCCGTTTACGAAGACTTTTGCTGTCTGTGACATGTCCATCTCCTGACACTGGTATACATCACAATATATACCAGCGTTTGAGAATGAGATATGAGAGATCTCCGCTTGGCTTGTAAGCCCTGTGATCACGATCACTGCAAATTCGATGCGTAATGTGAACAGTACCGCCTGCCAGAGCAGAATCAGCAGTCAGGCTTGTCTGCCACGTAGCGTTTGGCCGGGTTTATCGCAGCCTTGAACTCGCGCAGGCCTTTGGCGCCGATCAGCAGGGGGTAGTTGAAGCTGCTGCGGTCCACCAGGTTGACCTCGATGGTGCGCTTGACGTCGCCCAGGCAGAGTTCCAGTTCGACCACCGGGCGCTTGGCCACATCCGTGGTTTCGCCTTCGTCATCGGCTTCGTCGGCGCGGCTCTTGATCTTGCTGACGCGCGAGACCTTGTGTTCATAGACCTTGCTGTCGGCATCCTTGGTGGCCAGACGGAAACGGACCCAGTCGTCGCCGTCCCGGCTGAAGGTCTGGATGTCCTTGGCCGACAGTGACGCGGTCAGTGCGCCGGTGTCCATCTTGGCCTTGAGGGTCTGCCCGCCGATCTCGGGCAGTTTGATGTATTCGTAGCGCCCGTACAGGGTCGGCTCCGCCGCCAGCGCGGGCAGGGCCAGAATGGACAACAGGGCGAGGACGTTCTTCACCTGGGATTCCTTTGGGGCAATGAGCAATGCGCGCAGCATACCCCGATAAAAGTGAAACATTTGTTGACCAAACACCCCGGCCGAATTGGTTACGCGCACGGCTGTGTTTATCATTGCCTGCTTCATGACGCCAGAGTAGCCCTATGCGCCGCCTTCTCACCGGCTGTTTCGCAACCGCCCTGTTATTGCTCAACACATTGGTATTCATCGGTCCGCTGTTGTTGTTCGCACTGGTCAAACTGGCAGTACGTGGGCGCCATCGCGATCGCGCCTCGGCGGCGGTGATGTGGGTAGCCGAGACCTGGTCGGAGGTCGACAAACTGATCTTCAGGCTGTGCACCCGCACCGAGTGGGACATCCGCGGCGCCCGCGACCTGCGCAAGGGCACCTCCTATCTGGTGGTGAGCAATCACCAGTCGTGGATCGACATCGCCGCGCTGATCCAGGCACTCAATGGTCGGGCACCGTTCTTCAAGTTCTTCCTGAAGAAGGAGCTGATCTGGGTGCCGTTTCTGGGACTGGCCTGGTGGGCGTTGGACTACCCGTTCATGAAGCGCTACAGCAAGGCGTTCCTGGAGAAGCATCCCCATCTCAAGGGCCAGGACCTGGAAATCACCAAGGTTGCTTGCGAGCTGTACAAGCGCCAACCGGTGACCATCGTCAATTACCTGGAAGGCACTCGCTTTACCCAGGCCAAACGCGAGCAGCAGGCTTCGCCCTTTCGCCATCTGCTCAAGCCCAAGGCGGGCGGGGTGGCGTTCGTGCTGGCCGCCATGGGGCCGCAACTGGAGCGCTTGCTGGATGTGACGGTGGTGTATCCGGGCGAACGCATTCCAGGTTTCTGGAACCTGCTGTGCGGGGATGTGCGAAAGGTGATCGTGGATATCAGGTCGCACAGCATCGATCCGGGGCTGATCGATGGCGATTATGAAAACGATGCGGCGTTTCGGCTCAAGGTCCAGAACTGGGTCAACCAGCTCTGGACCGAGAAGGACCAGTTGATCGGCACCTTGCGGGCCGAGATCAATCGCTGATCACTTGCCGGTGGCACCCCAGATGCTGCTCAGGCTCTGCAACAGCGGACCGCCAACGCCCTGCTGACCCAGGTACTGGAGGATCACCGGGGTGAACTGGCTGACCATGCTGCTGTTCATGCCCAGGGCGCTGAAGGCGCTGTTCATGTCGCTGGTGGTTTTCACATCGCCCAGGGCGTTGTTCAGGGCGCTGATGTTCTTCTGGTCGGACTTGCCGAGCAGGCCGCTCAGACCGCCCAAGCCACCCAGGGCATTGTTGCCCGAGAGCTTGTCGATGCCGGGTACGGATTTGCTCAGCTGCGTGTAGTCGGCAGTGCTGAGTTGATTCTTGGCCAGACCAAGCATGGCCCCGGTGCCGCCGATCGCTTGGGTCGGGGTGATGTTCAGGGTCGAACCCAGGGTGTTGAGCAAGCCTGCGGCCTCCGGTGCTGCAGCCACGGCGGCATTGTTGCCTTGCTTGCCGTTTTGCAGGGTGGTGGCGGCGTTGACCGCGTCGTTCAGGTTGAAAGCGAAGGCCGGACTGGTGGCAACGGCCATCAGGGAAGCCAGGGCCATGGCGCGAGTGATGTTCATTGTGCAGCAACCTCGGGGACAGATAGGCGGACCGTCGTCAAACGGCAGTTCGGTCCCATTATGTTCCTTGAGGGTGAAAATTGTGTAATGGCGGGGGGTTGCGGGACATGTCTTGTGTAGGATCGGTCCGTGGCCGCGAAAGCAGCACGCGGTTATTCAGAAACACCGCAGCGTTTTTTCGCGGCCGATGACCGCTCCCACAGGTGGGACAGTAGGAGCGGTCCGTGGCCGCGAAGGGAGCGGCGCGGTCGTTCAGGTAAACCGCGGTGCGCTTTTCGCGGCCGATGACCGCTCCCACAGGGTGGATGTGGGAGCGGTTGTGATCAGGCGGCGCTGAACAGTTTGTGGGGGTCGATGACGAATTTCTTCGGTACGCCCGCGTCGAATTCGCCGTAGCCGCGCGGGGCGTCGTCCAGCGAGATGACTTCCACGCCGACGATGTCGGCGATCTTGATGCGGTCCCACATGATGGCCTGCATCAACTGCCGGTTGTACTTCATCACCGGCGTCTGGCCCGTGTGGAAGCTATGCGACTTGGCCCAACCCAGCCCGAAACGGATGCTCAGGCTGCCCATCTTCGCTGCCGCGTCCACCGCGCCTGGATCTTCGGTGACATACAGCCCGGGAATGCCGATCTTGCCGGCCACGCGCACCACGCCCATCAACGAGTTGAGCACGGTCGCCGGGGCTTCCGCCTTGGCGCCGCTGTGACCATGACCGCGCGCCTCGAAGCCGACTGCGTCGACCGCGCAATCCACTTCCGGCTCGCCCAGCAAGGCGGCGATCTGCTCGTGCAGCGGCGTGTCCTGGGACAGGTCGGCGATCTCGAAGCCCTGGGCCTTGGCATGGGCCAGGCGCGTTGGGTTGACGTCACCGACGATGACCACGGCTGCGCCCAGCAGGCGCGCGGAGGCCGCGGCGGCAAGCCCGACCGGCCCTGCGCCGGCGACGTACACCGTGCTGCCGGGGCCAACGCCTGCGGTCACGGCACCGTGGTAACCGGTTGGCAGAATGTCGGACAGGCAGGTCAGGTCGCGGATCTTCTCCATGGCCGCATCGCGGTCCGGCAGTTTGAGCAGGTTGAAGTCGGCATACGGCACCAGCACGAACTCGGCCTGGCCGCCGACCCAGTCACCCATGTCGACGTAGCCATAGGCGCCGCCCGGACGCGCTGGGTTGACGGTCAGGCAGACGCCGGTGTGCTGCTCCTTGCAGGAACGGCAACGACCGCAGGCGACGTTGAAGGGTACGGACACCAGATCACCGACCTTGAGGTGCTCGACGTCGCGACCGGCCTCGATCACCTCGCCGGTGATCTCGTGGCCCAGTACCAGGCCGACCTGAGCGGTGGTACGGCCGCGGACCATGTGCTGGTCGGAGCCGCAGATGTTGGTCGAGACCACGCGCAGGATCACACCGTGTTCGATGCGCTTGCCACGTGGATCCTGCATTTTGGGAAAATCGATGTTCTGCACTTCGACTTTGCCGGAGCCCAGATACACCACTCCACGATTACCAGACATGCTTTCACCTCGCTGTTTGTTGTTTTTGAGCTTGGGTTTTGCGTGCTGCGGTCATGCGTTGATTCGGGTGCTGCCCTGACGCGGCTTGCGCCGCTGCTACAGAGGGTGTGTCTGTAGCAGCGGCGCAAGCCGCGTCAATGACGGCGCGGTACACCTGACACATCACATCAGGGCCAGACGCGGCTCGCGCCGCTGCTACAGCACCACCGTGCGGTTGGCGTTGAGGAACACGCGGCGCTCGATGTGGTAGCCGATGGCTCGGGCCAGGGTCAGGCATTCGATGTCGCGGCCCTTGGCGATGAGGTCTTCGGGGTAGTGACTGTGATCGACCACTTCTACACCTTGGGTGATGATCGGCCCTTCGTCCAGGTCGTTGTTGATGTAGTGCGCGGTCGCCCCGACCAGCTTGACGCCTTTGTTGTAAGCCTGGTGGTACGGTTTGGCGCCCTTGAAACCGGGCAGCAACGAGTGGTGGATGTTGATCGCCCAGCCGTCCAGGCGGCGGCACAGCTCCGGTGACAACACCTGCATGTAGCGGGCAAGGATCACCAGCTCGGCGCCGGCCTGTTCGATGACCTGCAACACCTTGCGCTCCTGCGACGGCTTGTCCTTGGGGTCGAGAGGGAAATGGTAGTAGGGAATGTCGTGCCAGCGCGCCAGCGGCTCGAGGTCCGGATGGTTGGAGATCACCGCGACCACGTCCATGGGCAACTGGCCGATGCGCTGGCGGTAGAGCAGATCGTTGAGGCAGTGGTCGGCCTTGGACACCATGATCACCACCTTGGGCCGATACTGCGGTGCGGTCAGCTCGAAGATCATGCCGAAGCTGGCACCGCGTTCGGCCAGGCCGGCGCGAAAGGCGGCCTCGTCGAAACCGTCGGGCTGCCGAAACTCTACTCGGATGAAGAAGCGCGACGACAGCCGGTCGTCGAACGAATGGTGCTCGGTAACATAGCAGCCCTGCTCGAACAGGTAGCGCGTGACCGCGTCCACCGTGCCCAAAACGCTTGGGCAATCGGCGGTGAGGATCCAGGTATCAGGGGCACGGCTCATGGGTAGTCCTTTGGTGTCGAGGTCAAGACAACTGTTGGAGCGGTCAGGCCTGGATGCTCAGCCCGTACTCGGCCGAAGCATCCTGCAGCCACAGCCACCAGTAGTCGGCGAAGCTGCGGCGGATCAGCAGCTCCCAGGTTTCCTCGCCCGTGCGGCGGATCACCAGTTGGGACTTGGCGAACACTGTCCCGACCGCCTTGCCCACCGGGAAATTGCTCGGGTGCACGTCGTAGCTGGTGGACTTCATCAGCACGTCGCGCACGTTCGGCCCGCTCAGCTCGATCAGCGACTGACCGCCGCTGACGTTGACCACCGCCACATGCAGCCCGGCCAATGCTTCACGCAACCGCTGCTCGGCGGCCAATTCCTCGCCACTGGGGACGATCAGCAGCCACTCGTCCGGGCCAAGCCACTGCAGCGACGTCTCGCCGTCGCTGACCAGGCTCAGGGCGCTTGGCAATTCCAGGCCGGTTGCCTTGTGCACCGCGCCGGCGAAGGTTGCGTCATGGCCGTCGCCACGCAGGGTCAGGTGACCCAGCAGCTTTTTCTCGCGCAGGGTCACGCCGGCACCCTGGCGGCCCTTGCCGACCAGGCTGGCGAGGTCGGCGTGATGAAGCGGGTCTTCGGCCTTGGCGCCCGAGCTCGGGCGTTGCTGGTATACGTTGACTGTGGTCATTTTGCTGCACCTGTCAGTGAATGCTGTTGAGGCTATCTGGAAGCGGGGCTTAGATGTTCTGCCGCTCGCCCTTCGGATCGAAGAACACCGAAGAAACGATTTCAGCTTCGATCACGCTGCCATCGGCCTGGGGCGAGAACACCCGCTCGCCCATGCGCTTGAGGCCGCCCTTGACCACGCCCATGGCGAACGAGTAACCCAGCGAGTTGCTGGCGTAGCTCGACGTCACGTGGCCGACCATGCTCATGGGGATCGCCTGCTTGGGGTCGAACACCAACTGGGCACCTTCGGGCAGCCATTTGTTCGGATCGATCGGCTTGAGGCCCACCAACTGCTTGCGTTCCTCGCGCACGGTGTCTTCGCGGTTCATGCCGCGCCAGCCGATCCACGAGAACGGCTTGGTTCGGCCGACGCACCAGCCCATGTTCAGGTCGTCGGGAGTCATCGACCCATCGGTGTCCTGGCCGACGATGATGAAACCCTTCTCGGCGCGCAGCACGTGCATGGTTTCGGTGCCGTACGGCGTCAGGTTGTACTGCTTGCCCGCCTCGATGATCTTTTCCAGCACGCCCATGGCGTAGTCGGCCTGGATGTTGACCTCGTACGACAGCTCGCCGGTGAAGGAGATGCGGAACACCCGTGCCGGCACACCCGCTACCTGCCCTTCCTTCCAGGTCATGAACGGGAAAGCGTCCTTGTCCAGGTCGATATTGGTCACTTCAGCGAGCAGTTTGCGGCTGTTGGGGCCCGACAGGGTCAAGGTCGCCCAATGGTCGGTGACCGAGGTGAAGTACACCTTCAGGTCCGGCCACTCGGTTTGCTGGTAGATCTCCAACCATTGCAGAACACGGGCGGCACCGCCGGTGGTGGTGGTCATCAGGAAGTGATTGTCGGCCAGACAGGCGGTGACGCCGTCGTCGAAGACCATCCCGTCTTCCTTGCACATCAGGCCGTAGCGTGCCTTGCCCACGTCCAGTTTGGTCCAGGCGTTGGTGTAGATGCGGTTGAGGAATTCGCGCGCGTCCGGACCCTGGATGTCGATCTTGCCCAGGGTCGAGGCGTCCAGCAGGCCGACGCTGTCGCGCACCGCCTTGCATTCGCGGGCAACGGCGGAATGGATGTCCTCGCCACGCTTGGGGAAGTACCAGGGGCGCTTCCATTGGCCGACGTCTTCGAACTCGGCACCGTTCTTCACATGCCAGGCATGCAGCGCGGTGAAACGTACCGGCTCGAACAGGTGACCACAGTGGCGGCCGGCTACTGCACCGAAGGTGATCGGCGTGTAGTTGGGGCGGAACATGGTGGTGCCCATTTCCGGAATGGTGACGTTCAGCGAACGGGCGGCAATGGCCAGGCCGTTGACGTTGCCCAGCTTGCCCTGGTCGGTACCGAAGCCCAGCGCGGTGTAGCGCTTGACGTGCTCGACCGACTCGAAGCCCTCGCGGGTGGCCAGTTCGATGGCAGCCGCGGTGACGTCATTCTGCAGGTCGACGAACTGCTTGGGCGCACGCGCCGTGTCCTTGTCGTGGGGGACCTGGAACAACGCCAGGGTCGGTTCTTCGGCACGGTTCAAGACCTTGGGCAGGGTGCCTTCGACGATGCCGAAACCGGTCTCGGACGCTGCCCGGGCACCGCCTTCGAAACCGTCGGCCATGGCGTCGGCCAAGGCATACACGCCGTTCACGCCGCCCACGCACACGCGTTTCTGCGGGGCTTCGCCAGGCACGAAGCCGAGGATGTCTTCACGCCAGATCGGTTTGCCGCCCAGGTGCGAGGCCAGGTGGACCACCGGGCTGTAGCCGCCCGAGCTGCCGATCAGGTCGCAGTCGAGCCACTCGCCGGGGCTGGCCAC encodes the following:
- the purU gene encoding formyltetrahydrofolate deformylase, translating into MSRAPDTWILTADCPSVLGTVDAVTRYLFEQGCYVTEHHSFDDRLSSRFFIRVEFRQPDGFDEAAFRAGLAERGASFGMIFELTAPQYRPKVVIMVSKADHCLNDLLYRQRIGQLPMDVVAVISNHPDLEPLARWHDIPYYHFPLDPKDKPSQERKVLQVIEQAGAELVILARYMQVLSPELCRRLDGWAINIHHSLLPGFKGAKPYHQAYNKGVKLVGATAHYINNDLDEGPIITQGVEVVDHSHYPEDLIAKGRDIECLTLARAIGYHIERRVFLNANRTVVL
- a CDS encoding sarcosine oxidase subunit gamma gives rise to the protein MTTVNVYQQRPSSGAKAEDPLHHADLASLVGKGRQGAGVTLREKKLLGHLTLRGDGHDATFAGAVHKATGLELPSALSLVSDGETSLQWLGPDEWLLIVPSGEELAAEQRLREALAGLHVAVVNVSGGQSLIELSGPNVRDVLMKSTSYDVHPSNFPVGKAVGTVFAKSQLVIRRTGEETWELLIRRSFADYWWLWLQDASAEYGLSIQA
- a CDS encoding DUF2780 domain-containing protein, whose product is MNITRAMALASLMAVATSPAFAFNLNDAVNAATTLQNGKQGNNAAVAAAPEAAGLLNTLGSTLNITPTQAIGGTGAMLGLAKNQLSTADYTQLSKSVPGIDKLSGNNALGGLGGLSGLLGKSDQKNISALNNALGDVKTTSDMNSAFSALGMNSSMVSQFTPVILQYLGQQGVGGPLLQSLSSIWGATGK
- the fdhA gene encoding formaldehyde dehydrogenase, glutathione-independent, encoding MSGNRGVVYLGSGKVEVQNIDFPKMQDPRGKRIEHGVILRVVSTNICGSDQHMVRGRTTAQVGLVLGHEITGEVIEAGRDVEHLKVGDLVSVPFNVACGRCRSCKEQHTGVCLTVNPARPGGAYGYVDMGDWVGGQAEFVLVPYADFNLLKLPDRDAAMEKIRDLTCLSDILPTGYHGAVTAGVGPGSTVYVAGAGPVGLAAAASARLLGAAVVIVGDVNPTRLAHAKAQGFEIADLSQDTPLHEQIAALLGEPEVDCAVDAVGFEARGHGHSGAKAEAPATVLNSLMGVVRVAGKIGIPGLYVTEDPGAVDAAAKMGSLSIRFGLGWAKSHSFHTGQTPVMKYNRQLMQAIMWDRIKIADIVGVEVISLDDAPRGYGEFDAGVPKKFVIDPHKLFSAA
- a CDS encoding antitoxin; protein product: MSQTAKVFVNGRSQAVRLPAAFRFDTDEVFIRRDPETGDVILSRKPDSWNEFLALVAQGGVPDNFLDAADRAQMARGNRDPLDGIPE
- a CDS encoding acyltransferase gives rise to the protein MRRLLTGCFATALLLLNTLVFIGPLLLFALVKLAVRGRHRDRASAAVMWVAETWSEVDKLIFRLCTRTEWDIRGARDLRKGTSYLVVSNHQSWIDIAALIQALNGRAPFFKFFLKKELIWVPFLGLAWWALDYPFMKRYSKAFLEKHPHLKGQDLEITKVACELYKRQPVTIVNYLEGTRFTQAKREQQASPFRHLLKPKAGGVAFVLAAMGPQLERLLDVTVVYPGERIPGFWNLLCGDVRKVIVDIRSHSIDPGLIDGDYENDAAFRLKVQNWVNQLWTEKDQLIGTLRAEINR
- a CDS encoding ATP-dependent zinc protease; translation: MKNVLALLSILALPALAAEPTLYGRYEYIKLPEIGGQTLKAKMDTGALTASLSAKDIQTFSRDGDDWVRFRLATKDADSKVYEHKVSRVSKIKSRADEADDEGETTDVAKRPVVELELCLGDVKRTIEVNLVDRSSFNYPLLIGAKGLREFKAAINPAKRYVADKPDC
- a CDS encoding sarcosine oxidase subunit alpha, translating into MSQVNRLSNGGRLDRSKKLTFTFNGTTYVGYEGDTLASALLANGVDVIGRSFKYSRPRGIVAAGAEEPNAVLQIGATEATQIPNVRATQQALYQGLVATSTNGWPNVNTDMMGILGKVGGKLMPPGFYYKTFMYPQSFWMTYEKYIRKAAGLGRSPTEVDPDSYDYMSRTCDVLVVGAGPAGLSAALAAARSGARVILADEQEEFGGSLLDTRESLDGQPAGEWVKAVIAELQGLPDVTLLPRATVNGYHDHNFLTIHQRLTDHLGDRAPMGQVRQRMHRVRAGRVVLATGTHERPLVYGNNDVPGNMLAGAISTYVRRYGVAPGKKLVLSTNNDHAYRVALDWYDAGLKVVAVADARHNPRGALVEEARAKGIRILTSSAVIEARGSKHVTAARVAAIDVRAHKVASPGEWLDCDLIGSSGGYSPVVHLASHLGGKPIWREDILGFVPGEAPQKRVCVGGVNGVYALADAMADGFEGGARAASETGFGIVEGTLPKVLNRAEEPTLALFQVPHDKDTARAPKQFVDLQNDVTAAAIELATREGFESVEHVKRYTALGFGTDQGKLGNVNGLAIAARSLNVTIPEMGTTMFRPNYTPITFGAVAGRHCGHLFEPVRFTALHAWHVKNGAEFEDVGQWKRPWYFPKRGEDIHSAVARECKAVRDSVGLLDASTLGKIDIQGPDAREFLNRIYTNAWTKLDVGKARYGLMCKEDGMVFDDGVTACLADNHFLMTTTTGGAARVLQWLEIYQQTEWPDLKVYFTSVTDHWATLTLSGPNSRKLLAEVTNIDLDKDAFPFMTWKEGQVAGVPARVFRISFTGELSYEVNIQADYAMGVLEKIIEAGKQYNLTPYGTETMHVLRAEKGFIIVGQDTDGSMTPDDLNMGWCVGRTKPFSWIGWRGMNREDTVREERKQLVGLKPIDPNKWLPEGAQLVFDPKQAIPMSMVGHVTSSYASNSLGYSFAMGVVKGGLKRMGERVFSPQADGSVIEAEIVSSVFFDPKGERQNI